One part of the Tunicatimonas pelagia genome encodes these proteins:
- a CDS encoding DUF4097 family beta strand repeat-containing protein codes for MKIIIGILTFLWAGSLAYAQEYRATMSANTIRLVLHNTEVSIEGHDGNELIVNASGYKAPPKRADGLRPLYSSGTDNSGIGLSINEENGKVTVLKVGRNDVDYSFKIPKNTTVVIEEVNHAGGDIEMKNLSGEIEVKTTNSDVRLEDISGPVVANSVSGDIDVIFNTVNQQKPTSITIVSGDVDITLPSQTAANLKLGSVSGEVYTDFDIALDQSQAGEVGLVRMSMGQPIKGTINNGGVDMQVKTVSGNIYLRKSE; via the coding sequence ATGAAAATAATAATTGGAATTTTAACCTTTCTCTGGGCCGGGTCGCTGGCCTACGCTCAAGAATACCGGGCAACTATGTCGGCCAACACCATTCGTTTGGTACTACACAATACCGAAGTTAGCATTGAGGGGCACGATGGAAATGAGCTAATCGTAAATGCCTCAGGTTATAAAGCTCCTCCCAAGCGAGCCGATGGTCTTCGTCCGCTGTACAGCAGTGGTACCGATAACTCTGGCATTGGTTTGTCAATCAATGAAGAAAATGGCAAGGTTACGGTGCTGAAGGTAGGGCGCAACGATGTGGATTATAGTTTTAAAATACCCAAAAATACCACCGTGGTTATTGAAGAAGTAAACCATGCGGGTGGGGATATTGAGATGAAAAATTTGTCGGGTGAAATTGAAGTGAAAACAACGAATTCCGACGTAAGATTAGAAGACATCAGTGGGCCAGTGGTGGCCAACAGTGTGAGTGGTGATATTGATGTTATTTTTAATACAGTCAATCAGCAGAAACCTACCTCCATCACTATTGTAAGTGGCGATGTGGATATTACGCTGCCCAGTCAGACCGCCGCTAATCTGAAGCTAGGTTCGGTAAGTGGCGAAGTGTATACTGATTTTGATATTGCTTTAGATCAGTCGCAAGCGGGCGAAGTTGGATTGGTTCGGATGAGCATGGGGCAACCTATAAAAGGTACGATTAACAATGGGGGAGTAGATATGCAAGTGAAGACGGTGAGTGGCAATATTTACCTGCGGAAAAGCGAATAA
- a CDS encoding MerR family transcriptional regulator has product MSHYSIKDIEQLSGIKAHTLRIWEQRYQFILPKRTDTNIRYYDNDDLKLVLNIALLKDNGYKISKIAQMDHQQMRQEVLNLTEKNLRYPDQINTLILAMVDLDEDRFEKIMATNILKLGFESTMINVVYPFLSKIGILWQTGAINPAQEHFITNLIRQKLIVAIDGQYVSINGNTDKYLLYLPEGELHEITLLFICYLIKVRQQKVVYFGQNLPFADLESIYSIHQPDYILTIITTSPSASEVQGYVNRLSTTFPEAQVLLSGYQIIGQDVATSENTHIFTRIEHFISFIEENKLEKTA; this is encoded by the coding sequence GTGAGCCATTATTCAATTAAAGACATCGAGCAACTATCGGGAATTAAAGCCCATACCCTACGTATTTGGGAACAACGTTACCAATTTATTCTTCCTAAGCGTACTGACACTAATATTCGCTACTACGACAATGATGATTTAAAACTAGTACTCAACATCGCTTTGCTGAAAGATAACGGTTACAAGATATCGAAAATCGCTCAGATGGATCATCAGCAAATGCGACAAGAAGTACTTAACCTTACTGAGAAAAATCTGCGCTATCCCGACCAGATTAATACCCTCATTCTAGCGATGGTCGATCTGGATGAAGACCGGTTTGAAAAGATTATGGCTACCAACATTCTCAAGCTGGGCTTTGAGAGTACCATGATTAATGTTGTTTATCCGTTTCTTTCCAAGATTGGTATTCTGTGGCAAACTGGTGCTATTAACCCCGCTCAAGAACATTTTATTACTAACTTAATTCGGCAAAAGCTTATTGTGGCTATTGATGGACAATACGTAAGTATAAATGGTAACACTGATAAGTATCTTCTCTACTTACCCGAGGGTGAACTACATGAAATCACGCTCCTATTTATCTGTTATCTCATTAAGGTTCGTCAGCAAAAGGTTGTTTATTTTGGTCAGAACCTTCCCTTTGCTGATTTGGAATCCATCTACAGCATTCACCAACCTGACTATATACTAACTATTATTACCACCAGCCCCTCTGCCTCCGAGGTACAGGGGTACGTTAATCGCCTCTCTACCACATTTCCCGAAGCGCAGGTTCTACTTAGTGGCTACCAGATTATAGGTCAGGATGTAGCCACCTCAGAAAACACGCACATTTTCACTCGTATTGAGCATTTTATCTCATTTATTGAGGAAAATAAACTAGAGAAAACTGCGTAG
- a CDS encoding RNA polymerase sigma factor, translating to MTALEFSYSLDKMSKSLKPFALKLTKDMEEANDLLQETILKAFTNRDKFTDGTNLKAWLYTIMKNTFITNYQRMVRRNTFIDTTDNLHYINSTSNITENLAYASFTMKDITRAIAKLDDAYKTPFMMHYRGFKYHEIADRLNIPIGTVKNRIHIARKELKAVLKNYSVKD from the coding sequence ATGACTGCATTAGAATTTAGTTACTCGCTAGACAAGATGTCCAAATCTCTTAAGCCTTTCGCGCTGAAGTTGACCAAAGACATGGAAGAGGCCAACGATTTACTTCAGGAAACTATTCTGAAAGCATTTACTAACCGAGACAAGTTTACGGATGGTACGAATCTTAAAGCGTGGCTGTACACCATTATGAAGAACACCTTCATTACCAATTATCAGCGTATGGTGCGCCGAAACACCTTTATTGATACTACCGATAATCTGCATTATATTAACAGTACTAGTAATATCACTGAGAATTTAGCTTACGCTAGCTTCACAATGAAAGATATTACTCGAGCTATCGCCAAACTGGATGATGCCTATAAAACTCCGTTCATGATGCACTATCGGGGATTTAAGTACCATGAAATTGCTGACCGCTTAAACATTCCCATTGGAACAGTAAAAAATCGTATCCATATTGCTCGCAAGGAGCTGAAAGCTGTACTTAAAAATTATTCCGTTAAAGATTAA
- a CDS encoding sterol desaturase family protein, protein MLAIGLVVLGFLGMEVFSWAFHKYLMHGVLWSIHKTHHRKQSGYFELNDLFSLFFGSVAVVLIFLGLETLDYRFWLGCGITLYGFVYFILHDILIHRRAVKWKRPADYYLDGITRAHRAHHKSDQRDDSVSFGLLLVPRRYFKHRNHNNKR, encoded by the coding sequence ATGCTGGCAATTGGTCTGGTCGTCTTAGGCTTCCTGGGTATGGAAGTTTTTTCGTGGGCTTTCCATAAGTACCTTATGCACGGTGTGCTTTGGTCTATTCACAAAACCCATCATCGGAAGCAATCAGGCTACTTTGAGCTAAATGACTTATTCTCTCTCTTCTTCGGTAGCGTTGCCGTAGTACTTATCTTCCTAGGATTAGAAACGCTGGATTACCGCTTCTGGCTAGGCTGCGGAATCACACTGTACGGTTTTGTCTACTTTATCTTACACGATATCCTTATTCATCGGCGAGCCGTGAAATGGAAGCGCCCCGCGGATTACTATTTAGATGGTATTACCCGTGCTCATCGCGCCCATCACAAATCTGACCAGCGAGATGATTCTGTTTCCTTTGGACTACTGTTAGTACCCCGACGGTATTTTAAACATCGCAACCACAACAACAAGCGTTAA
- a CDS encoding carotenoid biosynthesis protein has protein sequence MNPPIVAKTNLSVKSQQFAAGFLLVAHLAGIIGLAWPVTRPYFQLVTPINLVVSATLLLLFHQQWNRAFVFFLMFTFLLGVGIEVIGVHSEVVFGAYQYGETLGLKVMEVPLVIGVNWFILSYCTGVICSQLSFPPLVKSLLAAIMMVALDFFIEPVAIFFDFWHWEAETVPLRNYLGWLAVAWIMQLAFVYLPFSKKNPLAIYLFMAQLVFFLILGSIV, from the coding sequence TTGAATCCACCTATTGTTGCTAAAACTAACCTATCTGTAAAGTCACAACAATTTGCTGCCGGTTTTTTACTGGTAGCTCACTTGGCAGGAATTATTGGTTTGGCTTGGCCGGTAACCCGCCCTTACTTTCAGTTGGTAACTCCGATTAACTTAGTGGTATCAGCCACTTTGTTACTGCTTTTTCATCAGCAATGGAACCGGGCGTTTGTATTTTTTCTGATGTTCACCTTTTTATTAGGGGTGGGAATAGAAGTAATTGGAGTCCATTCAGAAGTAGTTTTCGGGGCGTACCAGTACGGTGAAACACTGGGACTAAAGGTAATGGAAGTACCTCTGGTTATCGGTGTCAATTGGTTTATTCTTTCTTATTGTACTGGCGTTATTTGCTCACAGCTTTCTTTCCCTCCTCTAGTGAAAAGTCTATTAGCGGCTATAATGATGGTTGCCTTAGACTTTTTTATTGAACCAGTAGCTATTTTTTTTGATTTCTGGCATTGGGAGGCTGAAACTGTTCCGTTGAGAAATTACCTAGGTTGGCTGGCCGTGGCCTGGATTATGCAGCTAGCTTTTGTCTATTTACCTTTTTCTAAGAAAAACCCCTTAGCCATTTATCTTTTTATGGCGCAACTAGTCTTTTTTTTAATTTTGGGTAGTATTGTTTAA
- a CDS encoding RNA polymerase sigma factor has protein sequence MELPTARLRGVMNIKTFKSNVFPVQAKLYRFAKTMLHDDEEAEDAVQEALLKLWLNRSSLTSYKSIEALAMVVTKNLCLDKLKSSYRKKVIPLTETVNTTDGTTPYQKTELANTVVILRELMGQLPEQQRLVIHLRDVEEYSYEEIEQVTGLSINNIRVTLSRARRSVREMYTKVNAYGS, from the coding sequence ATGGAACTACCAACTGCTCGTCTTCGGGGTGTAATGAATATTAAAACTTTCAAAAGTAACGTCTTTCCGGTGCAGGCTAAGCTCTATCGGTTTGCTAAAACTATGCTGCACGACGATGAGGAAGCAGAAGATGCCGTACAGGAAGCGTTGTTAAAACTTTGGCTCAACCGGAGCAGCCTAACCAGCTATAAAAGTATTGAGGCACTGGCTATGGTCGTAACCAAAAACCTGTGTTTAGACAAGCTGAAATCAAGCTACCGGAAGAAGGTGATACCGCTTACCGAAACGGTCAATACCACCGATGGTACTACTCCCTACCAAAAAACTGAGCTAGCCAATACGGTGGTGATCTTGCGAGAACTGATGGGGCAACTACCCGAGCAGCAGCGGTTGGTCATTCATCTGCGGGATGTAGAGGAATATTCTTACGAAGAAATAGAACAAGTAACGGGGCTGTCGATCAATAATATCCGGGTTACCCTTTCCCGGGCTCGCCGAAGTGTTCGAGAAATGTATACTAAAGTAAATGCGTATGGAAGCTAA
- the ytxJ gene encoding bacillithiol system redox-active protein YtxJ, with amino-acid sequence MEWKSLTTSEQIEQIKQDSQQHPVVIYKHSTRCGISSMVLSRLERAWNSHEIPLVDAYFLDLIRYRDISQLVATTFNVQHESPQVLVINQGTSVYDASHTMVSYPKIKEQVVDLANS; translated from the coding sequence ATGGAATGGAAATCACTCACCACGTCGGAGCAGATTGAGCAGATCAAACAAGACTCTCAGCAGCACCCGGTAGTTATTTACAAACACAGCACCCGCTGCGGAATCAGTAGCATGGTATTAAGTCGCTTAGAGCGAGCTTGGAACTCCCACGAAATACCATTGGTGGATGCCTACTTTCTGGACTTGATTCGCTACCGCGACATTTCTCAGCTGGTGGCAACCACCTTCAATGTACAGCACGAATCACCGCAAGTTTTGGTAATCAACCAAGGAACGAGCGTGTACGATGCATCACACACGATGGTATCGTACCCTAAGATCAAGGAACAAGTAGTAGACCTAGCCAACTCTTAA
- a CDS encoding DUF4097 family beta strand repeat-containing protein — MMKLIQLTFGLSLAILITLVAAKPADQDPYLSKTFTVDGRGDLMVRTSGGSIEVTGQSGNQVEVDMYVRKNGSWGGWFSSDDDNEELAEYLDDYDIDISQSGNEIIASAKRKGSGWGNNKLSISFKVRVPKDMTTDLSTSGGSIALANVSGSHDVSTSGGSLSFEDVTGTTEARTSGGSINVEDYSGTLDAKTSGGSIRVRDSEGQIAVNTSGGGITIDDVRGSVEAYTSGGSIKADIRSLEDELTLKTSGGSINATIPAGLGLDLDLAGNRVNTELQNFSGKSEKNSIQGSMNGGGINVTMRTSGGSVNLDYHSGS; from the coding sequence ATGATGAAATTAATCCAACTAACCTTCGGCCTATCGCTGGCCATTTTAATTACCTTAGTTGCGGCCAAACCGGCTGACCAAGATCCGTACCTGTCTAAAACCTTTACAGTAGATGGGCGGGGCGACCTAATGGTTCGTACCTCCGGGGGAAGCATTGAGGTAACCGGACAGAGTGGTAATCAGGTGGAGGTTGATATGTACGTACGAAAAAATGGCTCCTGGGGTGGCTGGTTCAGCAGCGATGATGATAACGAAGAACTAGCCGAATATCTGGATGATTACGATATCGATATTAGCCAGAGTGGAAATGAGATTATTGCTTCAGCCAAACGCAAAGGCAGTGGATGGGGCAACAATAAATTGAGCATCTCTTTTAAAGTGCGAGTACCTAAAGATATGACAACCGACCTATCTACCAGCGGTGGCTCCATTGCGCTAGCTAATGTTAGCGGCAGCCATGATGTAAGCACCAGCGGAGGAAGCCTGAGCTTTGAAGATGTAACGGGTACTACTGAAGCTCGCACCTCCGGCGGTAGCATCAACGTAGAAGACTACAGCGGAACGCTAGACGCTAAAACCAGCGGAGGGTCTATCCGGGTGCGCGATTCGGAAGGGCAAATTGCAGTGAATACTTCGGGCGGTGGAATTACGATTGATGATGTACGCGGTAGCGTAGAAGCATACACTAGCGGTGGAAGCATCAAAGCCGATATTCGTTCCTTAGAAGATGAGCTTACTCTGAAAACCAGCGGCGGCAGCATTAACGCTACCATTCCGGCAGGCTTAGGATTAGACCTAGACTTAGCCGGAAACCGGGTAAACACCGAGCTACAGAACTTTTCCGGAAAATCGGAGAAAAACAGCATCCAGGGTAGCATGAACGGTGGTGGTATTAACGTAACCATGCGAACCTCCGGTGGCTCAGTGAACCTAGATTACCACTCGGGAAGCTAG
- a CDS encoding OsmC family protein yields the protein MPHIKSSYLGELRTEDIHLKSSNRIITDAPTDNHGKGEAFSPTDLVCAALSSCMMTIIGIRARKHQIELNGLEAEVTKFMSSDPRQISKIQVDFTLKSTNATPEQITMLKEAALACPVALSINPAIEQDVSFDF from the coding sequence ATGCCGCACATAAAATCTTCTTACTTGGGAGAACTTAGAACCGAAGATATTCACCTGAAATCATCTAACCGCATAATTACCGATGCCCCTACCGACAACCACGGCAAAGGTGAAGCTTTTTCTCCTACCGATCTGGTTTGCGCGGCTCTTAGCAGTTGTATGATGACTATTATTGGTATACGAGCGCGCAAGCATCAAATAGAATTAAACGGACTAGAGGCTGAAGTAACTAAGTTCATGTCGTCTGATCCTCGTCAAATATCAAAGATTCAGGTTGATTTTACATTGAAGAGCACTAACGCTACTCCCGAACAAATTACGATGTTAAAGGAGGCAGCTCTTGCTTGCCCCGTAGCATTGAGTATCAACCCGGCCATTGAGCAAGATGTTTCTTTTGACTTTTAA
- a CDS encoding phytoene desaturase family protein, with protein sequence MPKSVVVIGAGFSGLSAASYLAQAGFDVTVVEKHNIAGGRARFFQEQGFTFDMGPSWYWMPDVFDRYFASFGKQVSDYYNLVRLDPSYRVVFDKDDFLDLPASLSELRSLFESLETGSSHMLDKFLEQAAYKYDVGMNNLVYKPSRSLTEFVSAQLLYDILRMDVFKSFYKHIRSFFTNDQIIRIMEFPILLLGALPQNTPALYSLMNYADIQLGTWYPMGGMHKIVSGMQQLAEELGVKFEFGQNVESFAFEGNKITEVITEKTSFVPDLVVGSADYHFIESTLLPPTHRSYSDTYWDQRAMAPSSLLYYLGVNKKVENLHHHNLFFDQDFTPHAEAIYSDPKWPDNPLFYVSVTSKTDSSVAPEGQENMFILIPVAPDLEDSPEIREHYYDLVMNRLESLTGQSIRDAVVVKRSYAHQDFLQDYNAFKGNAYGLANTLLQTAILKPSIKSSKLKNLYYTGQLTVPGPGVPPSLISGKVVAAEIAKEHQSAVYT encoded by the coding sequence ATGCCAAAAAGCGTTGTTGTAATAGGCGCAGGCTTTTCGGGGCTTTCCGCTGCTTCTTATCTGGCTCAGGCCGGATTTGATGTAACCGTTGTTGAGAAACACAATATTGCTGGCGGAAGAGCCCGATTTTTTCAGGAACAAGGGTTTACTTTTGATATGGGTCCCAGTTGGTACTGGATGCCCGATGTATTTGATCGTTACTTTGCTTCTTTCGGTAAGCAGGTAAGCGATTACTACAACTTGGTTCGTCTTGATCCTTCCTATCGGGTAGTTTTTGACAAAGATGATTTTCTGGATTTACCAGCCTCCCTTAGTGAGCTAAGGAGCCTTTTCGAATCGTTGGAGACTGGCAGCAGTCATATGCTGGATAAGTTTCTGGAACAGGCAGCCTACAAGTATGATGTAGGTATGAATAATCTGGTGTATAAGCCCAGTCGTTCGCTCACTGAGTTTGTCAGTGCCCAGTTGCTATATGACATCCTTCGGATGGACGTCTTCAAGTCATTTTATAAGCACATCCGGTCTTTCTTCACCAATGACCAGATTATCCGCATTATGGAGTTTCCCATATTGCTTCTGGGTGCATTACCGCAAAATACTCCCGCCCTCTACAGTCTCATGAATTATGCCGATATTCAGCTAGGAACTTGGTATCCGATGGGTGGTATGCATAAGATTGTGTCTGGAATGCAGCAGTTAGCGGAAGAATTGGGGGTAAAGTTTGAATTTGGGCAAAACGTAGAATCATTCGCGTTTGAGGGCAACAAGATTACTGAAGTTATTACCGAGAAGACTTCGTTTGTGCCAGACTTGGTAGTAGGCAGTGCTGACTATCACTTTATTGAAAGTACGTTATTACCGCCAACTCACCGTAGCTACAGTGACACGTATTGGGATCAGCGAGCTATGGCTCCCTCTTCACTGCTGTACTATTTAGGAGTTAACAAGAAAGTGGAGAACCTTCATCACCACAACCTATTTTTCGATCAGGATTTTACTCCTCACGCTGAAGCTATTTACAGCGACCCTAAATGGCCCGATAATCCTCTGTTTTATGTTTCGGTGACTTCTAAAACTGATTCATCCGTTGCTCCCGAAGGGCAAGAGAATATGTTTATTTTGATACCAGTGGCTCCTGACTTGGAGGACAGCCCTGAAATTAGGGAACATTATTATGATCTGGTGATGAATCGTTTAGAATCATTAACCGGACAATCCATTCGTGATGCCGTGGTGGTAAAACGCAGCTACGCTCATCAGGATTTTTTACAGGATTATAATGCTTTTAAGGGGAATGCCTACGGGTTAGCCAACACCTTACTGCAAACCGCAATTTTAAAGCCTAGTATTAAGAGTAGTAAGCTAAAAAATTTGTATTATACGGGACAATTAACTGTACCCGGCCCGGGTGTTCCGCCTTCTCTCATTTCAGGAAAAGTAGTTGCTGCTGAGATAGCTAAGGAACACCAAAGTGCTGTTTATACCTGA
- a CDS encoding HEAT repeat domain-containing protein, with amino-acid sequence MEANEIKKLLERYYEGESTLSEEKQLHTYFLQEEVLPGLEPDRDQFLAFTDLRAEDPNNQPGHNQFFQKIDTEEEVAEAKDHRLKLWGGRIAASVALILGGFLGGIWYGQEKTSDEVVALREDFQDMRQTMLLNQLQRASASERIQVIQASLNNNQAVSEALLLTVSSDPNVNVRLAAIEALKAHSEQETVRIALAQTLNDQDHPMIQIAIINQLVTWGEKGAVPELQRLVQQDKTEEIVRQQAEFGISQLML; translated from the coding sequence ATGGAAGCTAATGAGATAAAGAAACTGCTGGAACGCTACTACGAAGGGGAAAGCACGCTTTCGGAGGAAAAACAATTACATACTTACTTCCTCCAAGAAGAAGTGCTACCAGGCTTAGAGCCTGATCGTGACCAGTTTTTGGCTTTTACCGATCTGAGAGCCGAAGATCCTAATAATCAGCCCGGTCACAATCAGTTCTTTCAGAAAATTGATACTGAAGAAGAAGTGGCAGAAGCAAAAGACCATCGTCTTAAACTGTGGGGTGGGCGTATTGCGGCGAGTGTTGCGCTAATCTTGGGTGGCTTTTTAGGAGGCATTTGGTACGGACAAGAGAAAACCTCGGATGAAGTAGTAGCCCTGCGGGAAGATTTTCAGGACATGCGCCAGACTATGTTGCTCAACCAGCTCCAGCGCGCTTCGGCCAGCGAACGGATTCAGGTTATTCAGGCATCGCTCAACAATAACCAAGCAGTAAGTGAAGCCCTGCTACTCACGGTAAGCAGCGACCCCAATGTAAACGTACGCCTGGCGGCCATTGAAGCACTAAAAGCCCACTCCGAGCAAGAAACGGTACGTATTGCCTTAGCCCAAACTTTGAATGACCAAGATCATCCAATGATACAAATTGCGATTATCAATCAATTGGTAACCTGGGGCGAAAAAGGGGCAGTGCCGGAATTGCAACGACTGGTACAGCAGGATAAAACAGAGGAAATTGTCCGACAACAAGCCGAATTCGGCATTAGTCAATTAATGCTCTAA
- the lipA gene encoding lipoyl synthase, which translates to MIELPVISEENTQRTRKPNWLRVKLPVGKEYARVRKLVDQYKLHTICESGNCPNMGECWGAGTATFMILGNVCTRSCTFCAVATGRPPEYDTDEPRRVAEAIKLMEVKHAVITSVNRDELKDRGAEIWYQTVRMVKELSPTTTIETLIPDVKGNWDALYRMIDAGQEVVSHNMETVERLYRRVRPQAKYQRSLDQIKLTKEAGKRTKSGVMLGLGETDDEVYKVMDDLVAHGLDILTLGQYLQPTKMHIEVAEFIHPDKFDHLREEGLARGLKYVESGPLVRSSYHAERHVHV; encoded by the coding sequence ATGATTGAATTACCGGTAATTTCCGAAGAAAATACCCAACGTACCCGTAAGCCTAATTGGCTTAGAGTGAAGCTTCCGGTGGGAAAAGAATACGCTCGAGTACGCAAGCTGGTTGACCAGTATAAACTTCATACTATTTGTGAAAGTGGCAATTGCCCCAACATGGGTGAGTGCTGGGGCGCAGGAACGGCCACCTTTATGATTTTAGGCAATGTCTGTACCCGCAGTTGTACTTTTTGCGCGGTGGCTACCGGCCGGCCGCCCGAGTATGATACTGACGAACCGCGCCGGGTAGCCGAAGCGATTAAGCTTATGGAAGTAAAGCACGCGGTAATCACTTCAGTAAATCGGGATGAGCTAAAAGATCGGGGTGCCGAAATTTGGTACCAGACGGTGCGAATGGTCAAGGAACTCTCGCCTACTACCACTATTGAAACCTTGATTCCCGATGTGAAGGGGAACTGGGACGCACTGTACCGGATGATTGATGCGGGACAGGAAGTGGTTTCTCACAACATGGAAACCGTAGAACGACTGTACCGCCGGGTACGCCCCCAAGCGAAATACCAGCGTAGCTTGGATCAGATTAAGCTGACAAAAGAAGCAGGAAAACGCACTAAATCGGGAGTGATGCTAGGGCTGGGTGAGACTGATGATGAGGTCTACAAGGTAATGGATGATTTGGTGGCGCATGGCCTGGACATTCTTACCTTAGGTCAGTATTTGCAGCCTACCAAAATGCATATTGAAGTAGCTGAATTCATCCATCCCGATAAATTCGATCATCTTAGAGAAGAAGGTTTAGCCCGAGGATTAAAGTACGTAGAATCGGGGCCATTGGTGCGCTCATCTTATCACGCCGAACGCCACGTTCACGTATAA